In a single window of the Dreissena polymorpha isolate Duluth1 chromosome 3, UMN_Dpol_1.0, whole genome shotgun sequence genome:
- the LOC127871304 gene encoding uncharacterized protein LOC127871304: MALMEGTTGLVLGAMFGAIFVLTCAISAIKAVRDRRRIKERIAARRQQTADTCHVADPVSIEDKQTPSDSRREQRTQSFMPSTSASTSRVHLSESNEAFPFIDMMGEYNPTFVNKSTDDVTNAGTILNRQSNLTGAFKSTLQAAPRRNTVHDARNRSDNDSLVLSNAFHAGKKIARRYSYEIAVCEHSWLPVEMPDTTSNIDRYCRNSVGTAHPVESSDLSFENKAFQGTDRGPCFRTGYKRS, encoded by the exons ATGGCGTTGATGGAGGGCACCACAGGCCTCGTGCTGGGAGCAATGTTCGGCGCCATATTCGTGCTCACGTGCGCAATAAGCGCAATCAAGGCCGTCAG AGACAGGCGCCGCATCAAGGAACGGATAGCAGCGCGCAGGCAGCAGACCGCAGACACATGTCACGTGGCAGACCCTGTGAGTATCGAGGACAAGCAGACGCCATCTGACAGCAGAAGAGAACAGCGCACCCAGTCCTTCATGCCTTCAACCTCTGCCTCGACCAGTAGAGTGCATCTGTCAGAGTCAAACGAAGCCTTTCCCTTTATTGATATGATGGGTGAATACAATCCGACTTTCGTTAATAAGTCCACTGATGATGTTACGAATGCGGGGACCATTTTAAATAGACAAAGCAACCTGACTGGTGCGTTCAAGTCGACGTTACAGGCAGCACCACGGCGAAATACTGTTCATGATGCTAGGAATCGCAGCGATAACGATTCACTCGTGCTTTCAAACGCCTTTCACGCGGGAAAGAAAATCGCGCGAAGATATTCGTACGAAATTGCCGTCTGCGAACATTCGTGGCTGCCGGTCGAAATGCCAGACACAACCTCAAACATTGACCGGTATTGTAGAAACAGCGTTGGCACAGCGCATCCCGTAGAGAGCAGCGATCTGAGCTTTGAGAACAAGGCGTTTCAGGGAACTGATCGCGGACCCTGCTTCCGTACTGGATACAAGCGTTCGTGA